One window of the Anaerolineae bacterium genome contains the following:
- a CDS encoding sugar phosphate isomerase/epimerase, which translates to MNIEEASIRRAVHTAAPRLWHVHLGDSNRLPPGKGHFAFGRMLRALVEVG; encoded by the coding sequence ATGAACATCGAGGAAGCCAGCATTCGGCGGGCGGTGCATACCGCCGCGCCGCGTTTATGGCATGTGCATTTGGGAGACAGCAACCGCCTGCCGCCGGGGAAGGGGCACTTCGCCTTTGGGAGGATGCTGCGCGCTCTGGTGGAAGTGGG